Within the Gorilla gorilla gorilla isolate KB3781 chromosome 15, NHGRI_mGorGor1-v2.1_pri, whole genome shotgun sequence genome, the region TCCCGACCCAGGACCCCCCTTCAGACAGCTCAACAACCCACCTTCAGACACAGGCTGCAGACTGTCATTCCTGAGCAGCAACCCTTGGCATTGCacctcaaagggaacaaagagGGAGTGGGTGAGACCCTGGAACTTGTTTTGTCTCCTGGCATCCTCTGATATCCACTTCACGATGAGGAAAACGATAACAACAATAATATGTAACAAAAACAGCAatagcagccaggcacagtggctcacacccgtaatctcagcactttgggaggccgaggtgggagggtcacttgaggtcaggatttcgacaccagcctggccaacatggtgaaaccccatctctactcaaaatacaaaaaattagcctggtgtggtggtgggcattggtaatcccagctaatcggaaagctgaggcaggagaatcacttgaccctgggaggcagagactgcagtgagcagagatcacaccactgcactccagcctgggcaacagagcaagactccatctcaaaaacaaaaaaatagcaataGCTATTTGTATTGCATATTTACTGCTATTTAATATATAGCAATAGCTATATATATCTATTAATATGTAgcaatagctatatatatatctatatatatatatatagctctgttgcccaggctggagtgcagtggtgcgatctcggctcactgcaacctctgcctctcctgcctcagcctcctgagtagctggaattacaggtgcctgacaccatgcccggctaatttttttatttttagtagagacagggttttgccatgctggcccagctgatctcgaactcctgacctcaagtgatccagccaccttggcctcccaaagtgctgggattacaggcatgagccagcacacgcAGCCTCCCACTTTTCGGAATTGGACCCATCAACTCTCCCGTTTCTCCTCTTTGTCCATTTTGTGTCTttaatctctttctcttctctggaaTCTCCCCCTTTAACCCTGAGTATCCATCATCCCTAAAATAAAATCCACAGCTGCGTGTaacaaaaaacccaaccaaaATGCTTTAAACAATCGTAAACTGTATTATCTCTCATTAGTGAGAAGCCTGGGTCTCACGCAGTCTCCAGTGGCTGTCAGGAGCAGGGTCAGcactctgtcctcacatggcttcCCTCATGATGGTTATACGGTGGCCAGCAGCATCACGGCCACACATTTCCTTATTCAGAAAACCTGTTCCCTCGATCAGTCTGATTGGACCATGAAGTCAAGTGCCCATTCCTGGACAATAAATCAGTGGCCAGGGGAACACCCTGCACTGATGGACCTAAGCCAGTGTTCCTAAGCCAATCAATGGCAAAGAGGCCTAGAATTGCTGAGACTGGCTTAATCAGCATCCATCCCTGCAACTCTGAGTCAAAAAGGTTTCATTGGAGTGGGACAAAAACCTTAACAAAACTGGGGTTCTGTTAGGAAGTAAGAAGTGAGAGAACAGGGGCTTGGAAGACAAGAAACAGCTGTACCACTCCACTTTCTTCTGCTCCCTCTACTGCctgccctctctccttctcctaaCCCCTACCCTCCTTTAAGAGCCACTGCATTGGCTGTCATTGCTAACCAGTGCACTGCTTCAGATCCCCACCCTTCCACTCTACTAGAAGTGCACTTGCAAATATCAGTGGTGTCCTAATTTGGACTCTGTGGGCTTTGACACCTCCAATTCCCTTCTTCACCCTCTCCATCCATCACCCTACTCATGACCTTCAGATAATCAAGACATCCTCTTCCATAACATGCTCCCCATCACTCATCAATGTTTATTCCACAAACATGTTTTGAGCATCTACCATTCTGCACCTAATACTTTGCAAATTACTCTGGAATGCAGTTTAGTTGTGTCATTGTTCACTGCAACAATTGCAATAACTTCCTAACCAGCCACTCTGCCTCCAGTCTCTCTCTATCCACAATCTGTCTTCCTTGCTCACAAGGGTAATATTTCCAAATGCAAGTCTGATCATCATACTACCCCGCTTGCATTTCTCCTACAGGAGAAAGCCTAAAGTCCCCAGCATGGCATTTAAGCACGGCCATGGCACCCAGGCCCCACCAGCTTCTCCTAGGGTGTAGCCCATCCTTTCTACTCTTATAATGTCAGCTCTAAGAATAATGAACTACTATTTTCCAAGCAGATCATGAGCTTTCTTAATTTGGAGTTTTGCTCATACTTTCTTCTTAACTAAAATGCCTTCCCTTGATTTTTCTGTTAGGAAAAACCctacatttttcaaaacccagGCTTCATGAGACcttctcagtaaattcttctcCAAGGCTGAATGAAGCATGTCCTCTGTGGTTCCATGTCAATCATAAGCAATTCTCATGGCATATTACTATTAGGTTTATACTCGTGAATTCTTACAGGGGAAGGACAGGTTCTAATTCACCATTCTGTACAAAGCACAAATACCTGGCAATGCACACTCAATATATGTTTGAAGAACTAAAGtgagccgagcacggtggctcacgcctgtaatcccagcactttgggaggcagaggctggtgggtcacgaggtcaggagtttgagaccagcctggccaacatggtgaaaccccatctctactaaaaatacaaaaattagctgcacgttgtggcccatgcctgtagtcccggctactcaggaggcaggagaatcgcttgaacctgggaggcggaggttgcaatgagccgagatcgcgccactgcactccagcctgggtgacagagtgacactctgtctcaaaaaaagaaaaaaaactaaagtgaGCTACTTATTTCAACCTCCTCTCTTCTCAGACGGGGAACCTGAGGGTAAAAGAGGAAGTGACTGACAATGGTTACTCTGTGTGTTTAATCAGTGTTCTGTCAGttcaagtaggaaaaaaaaagtcttacacaaaaaaggaatttatttggTGCACTGAATTTAACTGTCTCTCCTCAGGCACAATTTCAATCTAAAGATTCGAGAAGTATCATCGAGACCTAATTCTCAGCTCCACTTTCCTCTTTATCGGCTTCATTCTCTGGTTCTGTATCAGAACAAAATGGCTGCCAAGAGCTCCAGCCTAAATTCCCCCACCTCCCTACCCCAGTTCATATCAGTGGAAAGAGAATGTCTTTTTGTGGTCATGTAAGCAAAAGTCCCAACGTTTGTTCTGATTGTGACTTGAGTCACATGCAATGGCCTGATTGGCAAGTTGCAGGTCACATGTTCATCCATGCATCTTTGGGCAGTCAACACCATCAAGCATGTGAACTGAGAATGGGAGaggaatgattccctctagattaaTGCTGTCCAATAGAACGTTCTGTGGTGAGTTCATGGAAAGTTCACAGAGTGCAGCTTGGGTGGCATCTCTGTGGCCATATTATTATTCTGAGTCTCAGAGTTTCTAAAGCTACAGAATACAGGAGATGTctacctttctctttccctccctctctccctgcctccctttctgtcttccttccttctttccttccatccttccattAGCCACACCATGAGCACCTCCTAGGTATAATTTTCTACGCTAGATACCTTACATTAttgattcatgtattcattcacacATTCATTAAATATCTTTTATACACCAAGCGTTCAGCTCTAGGAATTAAAATCTGAACAAGAAAGACAGGTTCCCTCCTGGAAAGTAAGACAACACTGAGTAACTATTTACCAATACTACAGGCATTAGAAAGAGAGAGGACAAGACAGTGGTCTTCGGCATGTCTAGAGGAAGCCTCGGTGACATCAACCTGAGACTAGAGGAGGAAGAGTGAGGGGCTGGGTGAGGGGGTGTGGTCCGGGCAGAGGGACAGCAAGGGGCAATAAAGGGTTGGAAGCAGAGGTGTGAAGTGCTCAGATTTGCATCTTAAAAAGATCCCTCTGGGAATTATGCTAGTAAAAAAAGCCAGTCCCCAAAGAttccatactgtatgattccatttatataacattcttgaagtgacaaaattacagaaatggagaacagattagtggttgctgggGTCAAAGATGGGGTGAGATAGAAGAAGAGTTTGGCTATAAAAGGGCAGCATGagttgttatggactgaatgcttgtgccccccacccccgaaattcatatgcagaagccctaacccccaatatgactctattggagacagggtctgtgaGTAGGTGACAAAGGTTAAAAGGGGTCATAATagtggggccctaatccaatgggGCTGGTGCCTTTATTAAAGAGGAAGACACACCAGCGTTCTCCCTCTCcatcatgtgagaacacagcgagaaggtggccatctgcaagccagaaaaGGGTCCTCACCAGGAACTGAACTAGCCAGCACCTTGaacttgaactcctagcctccagaactatgagaaataaatatctactgtTTAAgacactcagtctgtggtattttgttatggcagcccggGCCAACAAATATACTAGTGTCATGGGTTGAATAGTATCCTCCCAAAATTCACGTCCACCTAGAACCTCAGATATGACCTTGCTTGCAGATGTAGTTAACAcaaggatctcaagatgagatctTTCTAGATTAAGAtgagccctaaatccaatgactgatgtccttatagaaagagaagggaacatgcacagagagacagggagaagaaaggaggtgAAGATCctggcagagattggagttatgctgGTATGAACAAAGGAATGGCGGGAGCCACCCAAAGCTGGAAGGGACAGGAAAGGTTCTCCCCGAGAGCCTTCAGAGAGAGGACggccctgccaacactttgatttcagacttctggcctccaaaacggtgagaataaatgtctattgttttaagccaccacgTTTACGGTCATTTCTTACAGCAGGCCTAGAAAACTCATACAACAAAGGACCGATGTGCCACCagaactgttttttattttatcaatgttGATATCCTGGTAGTGATATTATACTGTAGTTTTGCAAGACGTTACTATTGAGGGAAACAGGGTGAAGGGTACATGGGAGCTCTTTGTATCATTTCTCACAAgcgcatgtgaatctacaattatctcaaaataaaaagtttaattaaaaaaatttcctctGGGAGCCACGTGGTAAACGGAGAGGAAGCTGAGAGACCAGTTGGTGCCATTGAAGTCATTCACGGGCAAGATAATAGCAGGTAGGCCAGGTGGTTACCAAGGAGACAGAAGAGGATGGGTTGGGGAGAAAGTTAGAAGGTTGAAGTGACAGCACTTGGGGACCAACTTGGTGATGGGAGTGGAGGAGTAAGAGGTGTCCATGATGACTCTGGCTCGTACAGCAAAAGTATGGTGGTGGCTTTAACAGAGGCCTCTGGGCAAAGAGCAGATTTGGGGAGAAAAGAATGGGAACCACAGCATGTTTCAGACAGAACAGTTCAAGTAACCAGGCTATCCAGCTTCCTCTCAGAAATGGCCATCTGACCTCATTCTGTCTTTATCTCACATTTTTACTCCACAAAAGAGATTCTAATTGAGTCAGTTTCCTACATTCCAACACAGAGCAGGGCAGCCATGCGCCAGGCTACCTCCTGGGCCCCTCTTGTGATCACTGTATACTTGTCTTCTTTTCCTTGGAAACTGATCCTTGGTCTCAAGGCACAAGACATGGCCACTTCATTCAGATAGACTGAGACTGTGGTATGGCAAGAACTTAGAGTTTCAGGTGTCTCCAATACAGCCAGTGGAGCTTAGCAGAGATGGTCGAGGATGGAGGAAGATTGCTCCTAAAAAAAATCTCTCAACTCAATGCCCAAGCAAAGAAGGAAGAccaaactgggcacagtggctcatgcctgtaatcccagcactttgggaggctgaggcgggtggatcacgtggtcaggagttcaagaccatcctggccaagatggtgaaaccccgtctctactaaaaatacaaaaaattagccacctgtggtggcaggcgcctgtaatcccagctactcgggagactgaggcacagtattgcttgaacccaggatgcggagcttccagtgagccgagatcgtgccactgcactccggcctgagcgacagagtgagactccgtctcaaaaaaaagaaatgaaaaccagaACTCTTCACATCCACTCTAGCTTTGTTTTCTGAGGAGAGGGAAGGTTGGAGGAGTCTTTcacaacaaagttggaggactaacACAGCCTGATCTCATAGCTCatcataaagctacagtaatcagaaTAGTATGATATTGGCATCAATATAGACAAATAAATTTGCGaaatagaatagagaatccagaaacagacCCCCACACAtgatcaactgatttttgaaaaagatgTAAAGGCAATTCAGCAGAAAGagtatagtcttttcaacaaatgctgctggaACAACTGAATATTCTTAAGGAAAAAGTTGAACTTCAACATataccttacaccatatacaaaaacaaactcaaaattgATCATAGAACGAAATGTTAAACCTAAatctataaaactttaaaagaacGCATAAGTGAAAAGCTTTTGTgatcttgggttaggcaaagattttttagGTAAGACattaaaagcacaatccataaaagatTATGTTGGAAtctgtcaaaatttaaaacttctggcccgggcgccatggctcacgcctataatcccagcactttgggaggccgaggcgggtggatcacgaggtcaggagatcgagaccatcctggtgaacacggtgaaaccccgtctctactaaaagatacaaaaaattaaccgggagtagtggcgggcgcctgtggtcccagctactcaggagggtgaggcagaatggcatgaacctgggaggcagagcctgcagtgagcccagatcgcgccactgcatccagcccgggcaagagagcgagactccgtctcaaaaaaaaaaaaaaaagaaaaaaaaaaaattctggtctttgaaagtctttttttttttttaattattatactttaagttttagggtacatgtgcacaatgtgcaggttagttacatatgaaaGTCTTTTAAGAGAGTGAAGAGGCAAGCCACAtgctgggaaaaaatatttgtgatcTTAATATCTGATAAAAGATATGTATTTAGAGAGTGGGACGTCTGGCTTCAGAACGGGAACCTTCGTTGCCCCAGCGATGAAACAGAGAATTAAATATGGGTGACGCTGAGAAAGGCAAGATTTTTGTTCACAAGTGTGCCCAGTGCCACACTGTGGAAAAGCGAGGCCAGCACAAGACTGGGCCTAATCTCCATGGTCTCTTCGGGCGGAAGACAGGTCAGGCTGCTGTATTCTCTTACACAGATGCCAGTAAGAACAAAGGCATCACATGGGGAGAGGATACCCTGATGGAGTATTTGGAAACTCCCAAGAAGTACATCCCTGGAACAAAAGTGATATTTGCCGGCAttaagaagaagacagaaagggcAGACTTGATAGCTTATCTCAAAAAAGCTACTATTGAGTAATAATGGGTCACTgcctaaaaattacaaaacagaaatGTTTCATGACTTTTTTATGTGGACTATAATAGATCTCATACACCAGAATTCAGATCATGAATGACTGACAGAATATTCTGTTGGGCAGTCCTGACTTAAAACTAAGGCTGGCTTGTAAATGAGTATGTTcagtttttgaattttaatagtaATTCCAATTCAGTAAATGCTATCACTGTTTACCCCTTCTAAAGATATGATTAGACTTCATTAGTAGTGTTCAACTTTTCACAAAGATGGTGAATGCCATCTTAAAACTTACTGGAGAttggttttatatttagatttatataactggttatgtgaatatatttaaatactgggGAAATTCCTTCACTGTCTCAGAACCAAGCAAGATTCACCTGTGTTTTGTGTTCATTTGCCTCTTAAAGGCAAAGGTTGAAGATAAATAAGGGAGCAATgtctactttatatttttggcCTTAACTATGCCAATCTAATTAGAATTCTCTGTATTTAAAATGGTCCTTTTTACTTATTGAAAGGCATTTTAGTGTGGTTTATGTGTAATATCAAAGATTATTTAACACTTCTCACATTTTATAGATGCTCTACAAGGTCACATGCTTTTAAAATAGTAGCAAGTtaaacttcacttttttttttttagaaactgatGTTTATTTTCCATTAACCATTTTTCCATGTTGCTTAAGAGCCTATGCAAGAACAGCTTAAGACCATTCAGTGGTTGCTCCTACCCATTCAGTGGCCTGAGcagtgggagctgcagaccagtctTCCATGGCAGGCTGAGCGCTCCAGTCTTCAGCAGGGAACTGCTCAATAGGCACAGAGGGCACCTGCACACCTTCAGACCAGTCTGCAACCTCAGGCTGAGTAGCAGTGAACTCAGGAGCTGGAGCAGTCCATTCACACTGAAATTCCTCCCCGGTCACTGCCTTTTCAGCAGCAgcctgctcttctttttcaatctCTTCAGGATCTCTGTAGAAGTAGAGATCAGGCATGACCTCCCATGGGTGTTCACGGGAAACGGTGCCACGCATGCGCAGAACTTCCCGAGCCAGCATCCACCACATCAAACCCACTGAGTAAGCTCCCTTGTTGTTGCATGGGATGGCAATGTCCACATAGCGCAGAGGAGAATCTGTGTTACACAGAGCAATGGTAGGTAGGTTAACTTAAGATGCCTCCGTGAGAGGCTGGTGGTCAGCCCTGGGATCAGTAACCACAAGAAGCCGTGGCTCCCAGAAGGCTGCCTGGATCTGGTTAGTGAAGGTTCCAGGAGTGAAGCGGCCAGCAATTGGAGTGGCTCCAGTGGCAGCAGCAAACTTCAGCACAGCCCTCTGGCCAGTATTCCTGGAGGATATAACACTGACATCAGCAGGGTTTTCAATGGCAACAATAGCACGAGCTGCCAGCAGAAGCTTCTCCCAGGTCCTCTTCAGATTTATGATATAGATGCCATCACTTTTCCCTTTATAGATGTACTGTTCCATCTGGAAGTCAAGATTGGTGCTACCTAAGTGGGTTCCTGCTGCAAGGAACTTAAGGACATCCTCCTCCTTCATCCGCAGGACATCAAGGGCTCCGGACATTGTGAAAGTTTCCCTTTAAGTTACGACGGGAATCCAGAACAACGCCGCATGGATCCCTCTGTAGGTAGCGTGGAAAGGAAACTTCACTCTTTAATTTTTTACAATCTAAGTCAAACTAAGTTATAATTTAGGATTGTCGGGgcgttttttatttgtttttgtttttgtttttgagacagagttttgctcttgctgcccaggctagagtgcaatggcacgacctcagctcaccgcaacctccacctactggattcaaactattctcctgcctcagactcttgagtagctggaattacaagcatatgccaccatgccaagctaattttgtatttttagtagagatggggtttctccaggttggtcaggctggtcttgaattcccgacctcaggtgatccacccacctcagcctcccaaagtgctgagattacaggcgtgagccaccgcacccattcAGAAACATAAAACTGCAGAACTGCTGTATATTTGCGATTGGGAATGGTGCTTTTGCCAACTTAAAAGGATTAAAGTAGAGGAGAtacacacaaattttaaaattatgtgtgaTCATAAGCttaagataattaaaaagaaaaccacagataaAAAAAAGGATACGTATCTAGAACAAAGACCTTTCaaaactcaataaaaagaaaacaacacaatttttcaaatgggcaaaagatttgaacagatgtTTCagtaaagaagatataaaaatggcaaataaacacatgaaaagatgcttaacattatCAGTCATCAGAAAATGCAAGTTAAAGCCACATATGTATTAGAATATCTAAATGTGAAGGGCTGACCACATCAAATGTTCACAAAAATGTGGAACAAGTGTGGAACAAGTGGAACTcctacacactgttggtgggcataTATAATGGTAGAACcagtttgaaaaacagtttggcattttctaaaataaaaaacaaaaaaaaaaatacttgatatatgatccagccattctactcctagatatttgcacaaaagaaataaaaacatgtgttAATACAACAATGTATATGTGAATGCTCATAGacactttatttgtaataaccaaaaactggaaaaaccCCAAATGTCATCAACAGGTGAATTGATAAACATTTGGTATATCCATAtagtggaatactacacagcaatgaaaaggaattggTTATTGATGCATACTAAGATGAATCACAAAGTAATTATGCTGGATGAAAGAATAAGACGAAAAAGAATATGTATGGTATGATTTCAATGATCaaaaaattctggaaaaggcaaactaGTATTTAGTGATGAGAAGCAGATGAACAGTTGCCAGGAGATGGAGTGAGGAGGGGAAGGGGTGAGGAGTGATTACAAAGGGGCACTAGGGGGTGACAatgcatatgtttattatctAGATTGTGGTGTTTAAATATGTCAAAACTtgttaaattgtacattttaaatgtgttatttttgtatgtcaattatacctcaataaaatcatctttttaaaaaggaatccaggccaggtgctgtggctcatgcctgtaatcccagcactttgggaggccaaggcaagtggatcacgaggtcaggagttcaagaccagcctggccaagatggtcaaaccccgtctccactaaaaatacaaaaattagccaggtgtggtggcgggtgcctgcaatcccagctactcaggaggctgaggcagagaattgcttgaacctgggaggcagaggttgcagtgagccgagactgcgccaccgcactccagcctgggcaacagagcgaggctccgtttcaaaaaaaaaaaaaaaaaaaaaatggaatccaGGGGAAAAGCAGTGCCTTTCTTCCCTTGTGTGTTCCCTGCCCTCTCCTCATCTTTCACAGAGCCCATCTGCTTCTGAAAAGTAGGGGCTATGCTTTCTTCCCCCAAAAGCCATTCACTTATAAAAAGCAGTCTTGTGGGGGATGAGCTCAGCTGGGTGAGAGAAAGAAGACTGGCAAAAGAGTCATCATCAAAGTCaaggcaattcttttttttttttttttttttttgagacagggtcttgttccgtcacccagactggagtgcagtggttcactccgggctccagcgatcctcccacctcagtctcctgaatagttggcaccacaggtacatgccaccttgcccagctaattttatgtgtgcgtgtatggagagagacaggggtctctctatgttgcctaggctggtcttaaactcctgggctcaagcagtcttcctgcctcagcctctcaaagtgctgagattacaggcatgaggcaccacgcctggccaaggcaATTCCTTAGCAGTCATTGTTCCAATGTGACCAAGTGCCCAAAGAAACAGGAAGGGACTACACAATTATAATGCAGACAGTAAGTCTCTGCAATCAGACAGATCTGGGTATAAATTCTGGCTCCATGACTTAGCAAGTTTTTGATTCCTAACCTCTTTaaacctctgtttcttcatctgcaaaatgggatcaTATGCCACACAAAGGATGCCAGGAGATTAAGTGAGGTTCTATTTACAAAGAGATTAAGTGAGGTTCTATCTACatcagccaggcacagagtaAAGGCTTCCTCTACCTGGGAGACAGCATCTAGACAGGGAAGAGCACAgaatccaaaaaagaaaattctgagttCTAGTCCTAACTCTGCTGCCAATCGCTTATATGGCCTTGCCACCAGTCTGTATAAGCCCTTCAGCACTGGGGATGGAGAGAGGAGAACAGTGTTAAGAACACATTCATTCTCCATTCCACTAGCTTCTCCGAGTCCTGACAGGATTCAGTAAAATCTGGCCCAGGGGCCAAAGGCAGCCCACTACCTGTTTGTGCAAAGTCCACGAGCTAAAGCTggtttttacattattaaatggTTGAAAATATCAAAAGAGAATAATACATTGTactgtgaaaattatatgaaattccaaTGTCATCGCCATAAgttaagttttattgaaacacaggccaggcgcagtggctcacgcctgtaatctcagcactttgggaggcagagatgggcggatcatctgaggtcaggagtttgagaccaacctggccaacatggtgaaaccccgtctctactaaaaatacaaaaattagccaggtgtggtggtgggcagctgtaatcctagctactcgggaggctgaggcaggagaatcatttgaacccgggagacagaggttgcagtgagccgagatcacaccactgcactctagcctggatgacaagagtgagactccatctcagaaaaaaagaaagtccgagccatttgtttatgtattgcctatggctgctttccCGATATAGTCAGAATACAGTTGTTGCAACTaagaccatatggcctgcaaaggaTAAATTACTTAATATCTGGCCCTTtaacagaaaaagtttgcagacTCCTGGGTTAGATCATCAGAAGAAACATACTTGTCTGCTGTTCTCTTAGCTGCCCACAGAAAAGTATTCAGTGTGTTAAGATTAAATCTTATGTCCTTAACTTTTATAGGGGTTCATAAGAAACATCCATTTGATTGGAATTTCTGTCTTTTGCAATAAATGTTTCCTTGAATTTTATGCCAGGAAATAAGATGGTCTTCAATTGACcttatatgcattattttattatccCACTATGTAACTGGCATATTGTAAGTAGCATATAGactaatttcagttattttagtgATATTAACAGACaagaattcttaattttaatgatatatacTTATCTGTGTCATTATCCTCTATTTGTGGTTAGTGATGGTGGTTTTCCGTTTACAAAAATATcaagtttttaacatttttaaatttaataat harbors:
- the LOC109023149 gene encoding cytochrome c, somatic-like, translated to MGDAEKGKIFVHKCAQCHTVEKRGQHKTGPNLHGLFGRKTGQAAVFSYTDASKNKGITWGEDTLMEYLETPKKYIPGTKVIFAGIKKKTERADLIAYLKKATIE